One stretch of Miscanthus floridulus cultivar M001 chromosome 18, ASM1932011v1, whole genome shotgun sequence DNA includes these proteins:
- the LOC136522506 gene encoding aspartyl protease family protein At5g10770-like isoform X3 produces the protein MLSSCLARLAMADAVVLLLFLVLSHSLSCSSSPTTSVPVVRAAVDAEHEYTFVAISSLKPKAACTGHRVSPPHGHQNATWLRLSLSHGPCSPPSSHRRKGPSLAELLRQDELRVQNIQMTLLSAGDDDNAADDEKVKKRPAKSTTTAMEHGPVVDVNVGSASSISTSRIDTMATGGGGRRRRSMPGTVQTMMVDTASDVPWVQCHPPPTGGSRFFDPTRSPTYAPFPCGSPACARLGPYGNGCINGQCQYRVTYPDGSSTLGTYSSDLLTITRTTAVRSFQFGCSQAEQGLSQASTSSSGTMSLGGGPESLVSQTAATHGNAFSYCVPPTPSDAGFFVLGKPPSSRTRTFVATPMLRFTQAPTLYRVLLRGITVAGQRLNVPATVFAAGSVMDSCTAITRLPPTAYQALRAAFRSRMGAYRLAPPKGSLDTCYDFTGVMVVRVPRVALVFDRNAAVELDPSGILLDDCLAFAPNGDDRAPGIIGNVQQQTIEVLYDVGGRSVGFRRGAC, from the exons ATGCTGTCGTCTTG CTTGGCACGGCTAGCCATGGCGGATGCTGTCGTCTTGCTTCTGTTCCTTGTGCTCAGCCACAGCTTGTCCTGTTCTTCTTCTCCTACTACTAGTGTCCCTGTCGTCCGTGCAGCAGTAGACGCGGAACACGAGTACACCTTTGTGGCGATCAGCTCGCTGAAGCCCAAAGCTGCTTGCACCGGACACAGGG TgtctccacctcatggtcaccaGAACGCCACGTGGCTACGATTGAGTCTCTCCCATGGCCCCtgctcgccgccgtcgtcgcaCCGCCGCAAGGGGCCGTCATTGGCCGAGCTGCTACGGCAGGACGAGCTCCGCGTGCAAAACATCCAGATGACGCTGCTGTCTGCTGGTGATGACGACAATGCCGCAGACGATGAGAAGGTCAAGAAGCGCCCGGCGAAAAGCACCACAACCGCTATGGAACACGGGCCCGTAGTCGACGTCAACGTCGGCTCAGCAAGTAGCATTTCCACG TCTAGGATTGATACGAtggccaccggcggcggcggcaggaggaGGCGGAGCATGCCGGGGACGGTACAGACGATGATGGTGGACACCGCCAGCGACGTGCCGTGGGTGCAATGCCACCCGCCGCCGACGGGCGGCAGCAGATTCTTCGACCCAACCAGGTCGCCCA CCTACGCCCCCTTCCCGTGcggctcgccggcgtgcgcgcgtCTCGGCCCCTACGGCAACGGCTGCATCAACGGACAGTGCCAGTACCGCGTCACCTACCCCGACGGGTCGTCGACGCTGGGCACGTACAGCTCCGACCTGCTCACCATCACCCGCACCACCGCCGTCCGCAGCTTCCAGTTCGGCTGCAGCCAGGCCGAACAAGGCCTGAGCCAGGCCAGCACCAGCTCATCCGGGACCATGTCGCTCGGCGGCGGCCCGGAGTCGCTGGTGTCCCAGACGGCGGCCACCCACGGCAACGCCTTCTCGTACTGCGTCCCGCCGACGCCCAGCGACGCCGGGTTCTTCGTCCTCGGCAAGCCGCCGTCTTCCAGGACGAGGACGTTCGTGGCGACGCCGATGCTGAGGTTCACCCAGGCGCCCACGCTGTACCGGGTCCTCCTCCGCGGCATCACCGTCGCGGGGCAGCGGCTCAACGTGCCGGCGACAGTCTTCGCCGCCGGCTCCGTGATGGACTCCTGCACGGCCATCACGCGCCTGCCGCCGACGGCGTACCAGGCGCTGCGCGCCGCGTTCCGGAGCAGGATGGGCGCATACCGCCTGGCGCCGCCTAAAGGGAGCCTCGACACCTGCTACGACTTCACCGGCGTCATGGTCGTCAGGGTGCCGAGGGTCGCGCTGGTGTTCGACCGGAACGCCGCCGTGGAGCTGGACCCCTCGGGGATCCTGCTCGACGACTGCCTCGCCTTCGCGCCCAACGGCGACGACCGCGCTCCGGGGATCATCGGCAACGTGCAGCAGCAGACCATCGAGGTGCTCTACGACGTCGGCGGCCGGTCCGTGGGCTTCCGCCGCGGCGCGTGCTGA
- the LOC136522506 gene encoding uncharacterized protein isoform X1 has protein sequence MLSSCLARLAMADAVVLLLFLVLSHSLSCSSSPTTSVPVVRAAVDAEHEYTFVAISSLKPKAACTGHRVSPPHGHQNATWLRLSLSHGPCSPPSSHRRKGPSLAELLRQDELRVQNIQMTLLSAGDDDNAADDEKVKKRPAKSTTTAMEHGPVVDVNVGSASSISTSRIDTMATGGGGRRRRSMPGTVQTMMVDTASDVPWVQCHPPPTGGSRFFDPTRSPTYAQGLQYREKGDISEISAIFRRNCKPCLRPLPVRLAGVRASRPLRQRLHQRTVPVPRHLPRRVVDAGHVQLRPAHHHPHHRRPQLPVRLQPGRTRPEPGQHQLIRDHVARRRPGVAGVPDGGHPRQRLLVLRPADAQRRRVLRPRQAAVFQDEDVRGDADAEVHPGAHAVPGPPPRHHRRGAAAQRAGDSLRRRLRDGLLHGHHAPAADGVPGAARRVPEQDGRIPPGAA, from the exons ATGCTGTCGTCTTG CTTGGCACGGCTAGCCATGGCGGATGCTGTCGTCTTGCTTCTGTTCCTTGTGCTCAGCCACAGCTTGTCCTGTTCTTCTTCTCCTACTACTAGTGTCCCTGTCGTCCGTGCAGCAGTAGACGCGGAACACGAGTACACCTTTGTGGCGATCAGCTCGCTGAAGCCCAAAGCTGCTTGCACCGGACACAGGG TgtctccacctcatggtcaccaGAACGCCACGTGGCTACGATTGAGTCTCTCCCATGGCCCCtgctcgccgccgtcgtcgcaCCGCCGCAAGGGGCCGTCATTGGCCGAGCTGCTACGGCAGGACGAGCTCCGCGTGCAAAACATCCAGATGACGCTGCTGTCTGCTGGTGATGACGACAATGCCGCAGACGATGAGAAGGTCAAGAAGCGCCCGGCGAAAAGCACCACAACCGCTATGGAACACGGGCCCGTAGTCGACGTCAACGTCGGCTCAGCAAGTAGCATTTCCACG TCTAGGATTGATACGAtggccaccggcggcggcggcaggaggaGGCGGAGCATGCCGGGGACGGTACAGACGATGATGGTGGACACCGCCAGCGACGTGCCGTGGGTGCAATGCCACCCGCCGCCGACGGGCGGCAGCAGATTCTTCGACCCAACCAGGTCGCCCACCTACGCCCAGGGTTTACAATACCg CGAAAAAGGCGATATTTCGGAAATTTCGGCGATATTTCGCCGAAATTGTAAACCTTGCCTACGCCCCCTTCCCGTGcggctcgccggcgtgcgcgcgtCTCGGCCCCTACGGCAACGGCTGCATCAACGGACAGTGCCAGTACCGCGTCACCTACCCCGACGGGTCGTCGACGCTGGGCACGTACAGCTCCGACCTGCTCACCATCACCCGCACCACCGCCGTCCGCAGCTTCCAGTTCGGCTGCAGCCAGGCCGAACAAGGCCTGAGCCAGGCCAGCACCAGCTCATCCGGGACCATGTCGCTCGGCGGCGGCCCGGAGTCGCTGGTGTCCCAGACGGCGGCCACCCACGGCAACGCCTTCTCGTACTGCGTCCCGCCGACGCCCAGCGACGCCGGGTTCTTCGTCCTCGGCAAGCCGCCGTCTTCCAGGACGAGGACGTTCGTGGCGACGCCGATGCTGAGGTTCACCCAGGCGCCCACGCTGTACCGGGTCCTCCTCCGCGGCATCACCGTCGCGGGGCAGCGGCTCAACGTGCCGGCGACAGTCTTCGCCGCCGGCTCCGTGATGGACTCCTGCACGGCCATCACGCGCCTGCCGCCGACGGCGTACCAGGCGCTGCGCGCCGCGTTCCGGAGCAGGATGGGCGCATACCGCCTGGCGCCGCCTAA
- the LOC136521084 gene encoding aspartyl protease family protein At5g10770-like, producing MPPSSRTRTFVATPMLRFSQAPTLYRVLLRGITVEGQRLNVPATVFAAGSVMDSRTAIAHLPPTAYQALRAAFRSRMGAYRLASPKGSLDTCYDFAGVLVVRVPRVALVFDRNAAVELDPSGILLDDCLAFAPNGGDGAPGIIGNVQQQTIEVLYDVGGGVLSSTTYCRQFVFGPGLCVE from the exons ATGCCGCCGTCTTCCAGGACGAGGACGTTCGTGGCGACGCCGATGCTCAGGTTCAGCCAGGCGCCCACGTTGTACCGCGTCCTCCTCCGCGGCATCACCGTCGAGGGGCAGCGGCTCAATGTGCCCGCGACGGTCTTCGCCGCCGGCTCCGTGATGGACTCCCGCACGGCCATCGCCCACCTGCCGCCGACGGCGTACCAGGCGCTGCGCGCCGCGTTCCGGAGCAGGATGGGCGCGTATCGGCTGGCGTCCCCGAAAGGGAGCCTGGACACCTGCTACgacttcgccggcgtcctcgtcgtcAGGGTGCCGAGGGTCGCGCTGGTGTTCGACCGGAACGCCGCCGTTGAGCTGGACCCCTCGGGGATCCTGCTCGACGACTGCCTCGCCTTCGCGCCCAACGGCGGCGACGGCGCTCCTGGGATCATCGGCAACGTGCAGCAGCAGACCATCGAGGTGCTCTACGACGTCGGAGGCGGCGTGCTGAGCTCAACTACGTACTGCCGGCAGTTTGTATTTGGCCCA GGCCTTTGTGTTGAATAA
- the LOC136522480 gene encoding uncharacterized protein: protein MRADGDDDGKTSAFRCLDAARYTVAAMVTVLIVAVVVTSLKVVLRPESLRLSVVDGVVYSTPLPASEAVTLQLNLRAEDPSGRARMYFLNVTAYLFDGATPASTPTPDEDCIIFFNPTDEAVRQEMAVDLMTSVEATNDPGVMNQTYFELLYADGRVIGDMTLRVDGSLVTEVSSGFNMTRLQVTYYCRPLLVGGSKGGKVSMGRKDVLCTDNLGSQ from the coding sequence ATGAGAGCGGACGGGGACGACGACGGCAAGACCTCGGCGTTCCGGTGCCTGGACGCGGcgcggtacacggtggcggccatggtgACCGTGCtcatcgtcgccgtcgtcgtcaccTCCCTGAAGGTGGTGCTCCGTCCGGAGTCCCTGCGCCTCTCCGTCGTCGACGGCGTGGTGTACTCCACTCCGCTGCCGGCGAGCGAGGCGGTGACCCTGCAGCTCAACCTCCGGGCCGAGGACCCCAGCGGCCGCGCCCGGATGTACTTCCTCAACGTCACCGCGTACCTCTTCGACGGCGCGACGCCGgcgtcgacgccgacgcccgaCGAGGACTGCATCATCTTCTTCAACCCGACCGACGAGGCCGTGCGGCAGGAGATGGCGGTGGACTTGATGACGAGCGTGGAGGCGACGAACGACCCTGGCGTCATGAACCAGACCTACTTCGAGCTGCTGTATGCGGATGGCCGCGTCATCGGCGACATGACGCTACGGGTGGACGGCAGCCTCGTGACGGAGGTGAGCTCCGGGTTCAACATGACCCGTCTGCAGGTCACCTACTACTGCCGGCCGCTCCTCGTCGGCGGGAGCAAGGGTGGCAAGGTCTCCATGGGCAGGAAGGACGTGCTCTGCACGGATAACCTGGGCAGTCAATGA
- the LOC136522506 gene encoding uncharacterized protein isoform X2 produces MADAVVLLLFLVLSHSLSCSSSPTTSVPVVRAAVDAEHEYTFVAISSLKPKAACTGHRVSPPHGHQNATWLRLSLSHGPCSPPSSHRRKGPSLAELLRQDELRVQNIQMTLLSAGDDDNAADDEKVKKRPAKSTTTAMEHGPVVDVNVGSASSISTSRIDTMATGGGGRRRRSMPGTVQTMMVDTASDVPWVQCHPPPTGGSRFFDPTRSPTYAQGLQYREKGDISEISAIFRRNCKPCLRPLPVRLAGVRASRPLRQRLHQRTVPVPRHLPRRVVDAGHVQLRPAHHHPHHRRPQLPVRLQPGRTRPEPGQHQLIRDHVARRRPGVAGVPDGGHPRQRLLVLRPADAQRRRVLRPRQAAVFQDEDVRGDADAEVHPGAHAVPGPPPRHHRRGAAAQRAGDSLRRRLRDGLLHGHHAPAADGVPGAARRVPEQDGRIPPGAA; encoded by the exons ATGGCGGATGCTGTCGTCTTGCTTCTGTTCCTTGTGCTCAGCCACAGCTTGTCCTGTTCTTCTTCTCCTACTACTAGTGTCCCTGTCGTCCGTGCAGCAGTAGACGCGGAACACGAGTACACCTTTGTGGCGATCAGCTCGCTGAAGCCCAAAGCTGCTTGCACCGGACACAGGG TgtctccacctcatggtcaccaGAACGCCACGTGGCTACGATTGAGTCTCTCCCATGGCCCCtgctcgccgccgtcgtcgcaCCGCCGCAAGGGGCCGTCATTGGCCGAGCTGCTACGGCAGGACGAGCTCCGCGTGCAAAACATCCAGATGACGCTGCTGTCTGCTGGTGATGACGACAATGCCGCAGACGATGAGAAGGTCAAGAAGCGCCCGGCGAAAAGCACCACAACCGCTATGGAACACGGGCCCGTAGTCGACGTCAACGTCGGCTCAGCAAGTAGCATTTCCACG TCTAGGATTGATACGAtggccaccggcggcggcggcaggaggaGGCGGAGCATGCCGGGGACGGTACAGACGATGATGGTGGACACCGCCAGCGACGTGCCGTGGGTGCAATGCCACCCGCCGCCGACGGGCGGCAGCAGATTCTTCGACCCAACCAGGTCGCCCACCTACGCCCAGGGTTTACAATACCg CGAAAAAGGCGATATTTCGGAAATTTCGGCGATATTTCGCCGAAATTGTAAACCTTGCCTACGCCCCCTTCCCGTGcggctcgccggcgtgcgcgcgtCTCGGCCCCTACGGCAACGGCTGCATCAACGGACAGTGCCAGTACCGCGTCACCTACCCCGACGGGTCGTCGACGCTGGGCACGTACAGCTCCGACCTGCTCACCATCACCCGCACCACCGCCGTCCGCAGCTTCCAGTTCGGCTGCAGCCAGGCCGAACAAGGCCTGAGCCAGGCCAGCACCAGCTCATCCGGGACCATGTCGCTCGGCGGCGGCCCGGAGTCGCTGGTGTCCCAGACGGCGGCCACCCACGGCAACGCCTTCTCGTACTGCGTCCCGCCGACGCCCAGCGACGCCGGGTTCTTCGTCCTCGGCAAGCCGCCGTCTTCCAGGACGAGGACGTTCGTGGCGACGCCGATGCTGAGGTTCACCCAGGCGCCCACGCTGTACCGGGTCCTCCTCCGCGGCATCACCGTCGCGGGGCAGCGGCTCAACGTGCCGGCGACAGTCTTCGCCGCCGGCTCCGTGATGGACTCCTGCACGGCCATCACGCGCCTGCCGCCGACGGCGTACCAGGCGCTGCGCGCCGCGTTCCGGAGCAGGATGGGCGCATACCGCCTGGCGCCGCCTAA